From the Vibrio algarum genome, one window contains:
- a CDS encoding TetR/AcrR family transcriptional regulator: protein MNDRKQGRRCAQTAEETKQLILMTAGRMFCEQGYEKVSLRNISEAAGVSHSLIRHHFGSKETIWYTVSDILSSYMQTYIRGLIGEFPEDKPANIILYHFTMKLMAHMLVNPQPLQFIADAIRQEGKFFDYFMDTSGDFEQIIQDSVEQHNKQNPGHQVDLWEIKWQVIYNSHAAISLKPLLNIVWEKENCSGDDALLKHWKLFNKKMINDLNIKPQDYIEPSNLKDLLLPIACDFSNPESCRDELHKFS, encoded by the coding sequence ATGAATGATAGAAAACAAGGTAGGAGATGTGCGCAAACTGCTGAAGAAACCAAGCAGTTGATCCTGATGACGGCTGGAAGAATGTTCTGTGAACAAGGGTATGAAAAGGTATCACTTAGAAATATTAGTGAGGCCGCTGGCGTATCTCACAGCCTGATCCGGCATCACTTTGGTAGCAAAGAAACAATCTGGTATACCGTGAGTGATATCCTGAGTAGTTATATGCAAACCTATATCAGAGGTCTTATTGGAGAATTCCCCGAAGATAAACCCGCCAATATTATACTTTACCATTTCACAATGAAATTGATGGCACATATGCTAGTGAACCCTCAACCGTTGCAATTTATTGCCGATGCAATTAGGCAAGAGGGTAAGTTTTTCGACTATTTTATGGATACTTCGGGCGATTTTGAACAGATAATCCAAGATAGTGTAGAGCAGCACAACAAACAAAACCCTGGACACCAAGTCGATCTTTGGGAAATCAAATGGCAGGTAATCTACAATTCTCATGCCGCTATTAGCTTAAAACCATTACTGAATATCGTATGGGAAAAAGAGAACTGTAGCGGGGACGACGCCCTGCTAAAACATTGGAAGCTTTTCAATAAAAAGATGATCAATGACCTTAATATAAAACCGCAAGACTATATTGAGCCTTCAAACCTAAAAGATCTGCTATTACCCATTGCTTGCGATTTTTCTAACCCAGAATCATGCAGAGACGAGCTTCATAAGTTTTCTTAG
- a CDS encoding efflux RND transporter permease subunit, which translates to MSIAEYSIKNKVISWLFFVILAIGGIQSFFGLGRLEDPAFTIKDALVIATYPGATSTEVEEELTYPIEKAIRQLPYVDNIKSISSAGMSQITVSMKMNYGPDELPQIWDEMRRKVNDLQPMLPSGVNSLQIIDDFGDVYGVMMMLSGDGYDYVELKRYADLLSRELELVEGVGKVSIAGDQQEYLYVEMSIDRLASLNLDFSTVISLLSQQNSVVKAGELMINGQNLTIRPSGDLNSVESLENLIIHGRDTGNLIRLRDVASVRRGIQEKPENIVTFNGKTAITLGVSFGSGVNVVDVGKSLDVKLAELENIKPAGLELSYFYNQSLEVDKSVKDFIVSLAEAVGIVIIVLLFTMGLRSGLIIGIVLLLTVMGTFILMKMNDIELHRISLGALIIALGMLVDNAIVIVEGILVGLKKGRTKLQASKDIVKQTQWPLLGATVIAITAFAPIGLSDDATGEFLGSLFWVLCYSLFLSWITALTLTPFLADLFLKDGESKEGENTDPYKGAWYLIFGSCLKFALRFRWLTVAGMVTLLVTAVIGFGNVKQQFFPASNTPMFYVDMWMPEGTDIRETAVQATEIDSFLRSYDEVEFVSSSVGQGLPRFALTYAPEKSYEAYAQFQVRAKDREQMFTLLHKLDDQLAVSFNSPTFQFKIIEFGPSPASKIEARITGPDPQVLRNIAAQVEDILSEDPGSRNIRNDWRERTKDLVPLFNESKARRMGVSKEDLSNTLQTAFGGSTIGLFRDGTQMIPIMVRLPEDERVNFDTVQNLGIWSPSQQAYVPIEQVIDGIDLDWSEPLIMRRDRKRTLTVLADHDVLGNETPASLFARIQPKVEALILPEGYELTWGGEYESSKDAQESLFSSLPMGYLLMFIITIFLFGSVKKSLVIWVTVPLSIIGVSVGLLGTNMPFSFTAFLGLLSLSGMILKNGIVLLDQINIELEEGRDPYEAIVHSAISRVRPVSMAAITTILGMIPLVFDAFFGSMAVTIMAGLGFATVLTLIVVPVMFAILFKIRSPKLT; encoded by the coding sequence GTGAGCATTGCAGAATATTCAATAAAAAATAAGGTTATCAGCTGGTTGTTCTTTGTCATTCTGGCGATTGGTGGTATTCAAAGTTTCTTTGGTTTGGGACGGCTTGAAGACCCTGCGTTTACGATCAAAGATGCGTTGGTTATTGCAACTTATCCTGGTGCAACATCTACAGAAGTAGAAGAGGAGCTCACGTATCCGATTGAAAAGGCGATTCGTCAGTTACCTTACGTAGATAATATAAAGTCGATTTCATCCGCTGGTATGTCGCAGATTACTGTCAGCATGAAAATGAATTACGGTCCTGATGAGCTTCCACAAATTTGGGATGAGATGCGTCGTAAGGTTAATGATTTACAACCTATGCTGCCTTCTGGTGTAAATTCGCTTCAGATCATTGATGATTTTGGTGACGTATACGGTGTCATGATGATGTTATCGGGTGACGGTTATGATTATGTCGAGCTGAAACGTTACGCTGATTTATTAAGTCGGGAATTAGAATTAGTGGAAGGTGTTGGCAAAGTAAGTATTGCCGGTGATCAACAAGAATACCTGTACGTGGAAATGTCTATAGACCGTTTGGCTTCACTTAATTTGGATTTTTCTACCGTTATTTCGCTTCTTTCACAGCAAAATAGCGTAGTGAAAGCTGGCGAATTAATGATCAATGGGCAAAACCTCACTATTCGCCCTAGTGGTGACCTTAACTCTGTTGAGTCGTTAGAAAACTTAATTATTCACGGCCGTGATACGGGCAACCTAATCAGATTGAGAGATGTTGCGTCTGTTCGAAGAGGAATTCAGGAAAAACCTGAAAATATTGTTACCTTTAATGGAAAAACAGCGATTACACTAGGTGTTTCTTTTGGATCTGGTGTGAATGTTGTTGATGTTGGCAAGTCTCTTGACGTTAAGTTAGCCGAGCTAGAGAATATCAAGCCTGCAGGATTAGAACTGAGCTACTTTTACAACCAATCCTTAGAAGTCGATAAATCAGTTAAAGATTTTATCGTCAGCCTTGCTGAAGCAGTCGGTATTGTCATTATTGTACTGCTATTTACCATGGGTCTGCGTAGTGGCTTGATTATTGGTATTGTCTTGTTGCTTACCGTGATGGGGACATTCATCTTAATGAAGATGAATGACATCGAACTTCATCGAATATCACTTGGTGCTCTGATTATTGCACTTGGTATGTTGGTGGATAATGCAATTGTCATCGTAGAAGGAATATTAGTAGGTCTTAAAAAAGGTCGAACGAAACTTCAAGCTTCAAAAGATATTGTTAAACAGACGCAATGGCCACTATTAGGCGCGACAGTCATAGCAATTACAGCTTTCGCTCCTATCGGCTTGTCAGATGATGCTACGGGTGAATTCTTAGGCTCTCTTTTCTGGGTACTGTGTTATTCGCTATTCTTAAGTTGGATTACAGCGCTCACACTTACGCCTTTCCTTGCCGATCTTTTCTTGAAAGATGGAGAGAGTAAAGAAGGTGAAAATACAGACCCGTACAAGGGTGCGTGGTACCTGATTTTTGGGTCGTGTTTAAAGTTTGCCCTGCGTTTTAGATGGCTAACAGTAGCGGGTATGGTGACATTGCTTGTTACCGCTGTTATTGGTTTTGGTAACGTTAAGCAGCAATTTTTCCCTGCCTCTAACACGCCTATGTTTTATGTAGACATGTGGATGCCTGAAGGTACAGATATTAGAGAAACAGCTGTGCAAGCGACTGAAATAGATAGTTTTCTGCGTAGTTATGACGAAGTGGAGTTTGTTTCATCCTCTGTTGGACAAGGTTTACCGCGTTTTGCATTAACTTATGCACCAGAGAAAAGTTACGAGGCTTATGCACAATTTCAAGTGAGAGCAAAAGATCGTGAACAGATGTTTACTTTGCTGCATAAGTTAGATGACCAACTAGCGGTTTCATTTAACTCGCCGACTTTTCAATTTAAGATCATTGAATTTGGACCGTCTCCAGCATCCAAAATTGAAGCTAGAATTACCGGGCCGGACCCACAAGTCTTAAGAAATATTGCCGCTCAGGTAGAAGATATTCTTTCTGAAGATCCCGGTTCTCGGAATATTCGGAATGACTGGCGCGAAAGAACCAAAGATCTAGTGCCTTTATTCAACGAATCAAAAGCTCGTCGTATGGGCGTGTCCAAGGAAGATCTCTCCAATACATTGCAAACTGCTTTTGGCGGTTCAACCATCGGTTTATTTAGAGATGGTACGCAAATGATACCTATCATGGTTCGTTTACCTGAAGACGAACGAGTTAATTTTGATACGGTGCAAAACCTTGGTATATGGAGCCCTAGTCAGCAGGCTTATGTACCTATCGAACAAGTGATTGATGGAATTGATCTAGATTGGTCTGAACCATTAATCATGAGAAGAGACAGAAAGCGAACGTTGACTGTGTTAGCCGATCACGATGTTCTTGGTAACGAAACGCCTGCAAGTCTGTTTGCCCGTATTCAACCTAAAGTGGAAGCGTTGATATTGCCAGAAGGCTATGAGTTAACTTGGGGTGGTGAATATGAGTCATCTAAAGATGCTCAAGAGTCTCTATTTAGCTCGTTACCTATGGGATATTTATTGATGTTCATCATTACTATTTTCCTATTTGGTTCAGTTAAGAAATCATTAGTGATATGGGTTACTGTCCCACTATCTATAATCGGGGTTTCGGTGGGGTTATTAGGAACAAATATGCCGTTCAGTTTTACTGCCTTCCTTGGTCTTCTAAGTTTAAGTGGGATGATTCTAAAAAACGGTATTGTACTTTTAGATCAAATTAATATTGAGCTAGAAGAAGGGCGCGATCCATACGAAGCCATTGTACACAGTGCAATTAGCCGGGTTAGACCAGTAAGTATGGCCGCAATCACAACCATTCTTGGCATGATACCACTCGTGTTCGATGCTTTTTTCGGTTCGATGGCAGTAACCATTATGGCAGGATTAGGTTTTGCTACTGTACTGACGCTTATCGTAGTACCTGTGATGTTTGCGATTCTATTTAAGATTAGAAGCCCTAAACTAACTTAA
- the ltaE gene encoding low-specificity L-threonine aldolase: MDFRSDTVTRPTQAMRTAMAHAEVGDDVYGDDPTVNDLEQWAAERHGFEAALFTTSGTQANLLGLMAHCQRGDEYLCGQQAHNFKYEAGGAAVLGSIQPQPVENNPDGTLCFDKLRMAIKPDDFHFAQTKLLSLENTINGKVLPLAYLQKARNFVDEHGLQLHLDGARVYNAAVALNVDIKEITQYFDSITVCMSKGLSAPVGSLLLGTEEYIARARRVRKMLGGGMRQAGILAAAAKLALTEQVTQLATDHANAKRLAVGLQGIELFNINPDYVQTNLVFAKIDDSVDINLLADKLAKENIIITATNPVRFATHKDISTEDVDTLIAKLSELCN, encoded by the coding sequence ATGGATTTTCGCTCAGATACGGTAACAAGACCTACACAAGCAATGCGCACAGCAATGGCTCACGCAGAAGTTGGAGACGATGTGTATGGTGATGATCCTACTGTTAATGATTTGGAACAATGGGCAGCTGAAAGGCATGGATTTGAAGCGGCTCTTTTTACAACGTCGGGCACTCAAGCAAATTTACTGGGTTTGATGGCACACTGCCAGCGAGGAGATGAATACCTGTGTGGCCAACAGGCACACAATTTTAAATATGAGGCAGGTGGAGCTGCGGTTTTAGGGTCAATTCAACCACAACCAGTGGAAAATAACCCAGATGGCACACTGTGTTTCGATAAGCTCCGTATGGCTATCAAACCCGACGATTTTCACTTTGCCCAAACTAAATTACTCAGCCTAGAAAACACCATCAATGGTAAAGTTTTACCCCTAGCCTATCTACAAAAAGCGCGCAATTTTGTTGACGAACATGGGTTACAATTGCACTTAGATGGCGCTCGCGTTTATAACGCTGCCGTTGCTCTAAATGTCGATATTAAAGAGATCACACAGTATTTTGATTCTATTACTGTGTGTATGTCTAAAGGCCTTTCCGCTCCAGTTGGCTCCTTACTCCTTGGTACAGAAGAATATATTGCTAGAGCAAGAAGAGTGAGAAAAATGCTGGGTGGAGGTATGCGTCAAGCCGGTATTTTAGCAGCCGCCGCAAAACTAGCGTTAACAGAGCAAGTAACGCAATTGGCTACTGATCATGCAAACGCAAAAAGGTTAGCCGTTGGTTTGCAAGGAATTGAATTGTTTAACATCAACCCTGATTACGTTCAAACTAACTTAGTATTCGCAAAAATTGACGACAGCGTGGATATAAACCTACTAGCTGACAAGTTAGCAAAAGAAAACATAATCATTACAGCGACGAACCCCGTTAGGTTTGCCACGCATAAAGATATTTCAACAGAAGATGTCGACACATTAATAGCGAAGTTGTCGGAACTGTGTAACTAG
- a CDS encoding efflux RND transporter periplasmic adaptor subunit has product MTIKAFITMLKLSTIASMGLLLTGCEQANSETQNDVIKPVKLYQVPSISSSGYDVFLGEVDAGDRSQLSFQVPGVIELLNVKEGQKVSQGEVLAVLDDTDYQLAVDASQAQFDLEKTRLERNKQLFNKKLISADAFDQSETAFKAADANLEEAKTDLQYTQITAPFSGVVSLKFVQPFQYVSSKQPVLNIINNENLDVNIVIPVPYIDKAGIHSLPNREYAVIFDINNTIVIPAQFKEMSTQPNVDTNSYSATVTIVRPESFNILTGMTGQVLLSNNKKENRFSIPNDAWIVKETAKSKVWKFNQTTHIVESVEVELDEFGAVVAGLKAGDQIVVAGAQNLKEGQMVRPWTREGGI; this is encoded by the coding sequence GTGACTATAAAAGCCTTTATAACAATGCTAAAGCTCTCGACGATTGCAAGTATGGGGTTGCTTTTAACAGGCTGTGAGCAAGCCAATTCAGAAACGCAAAATGATGTGATTAAACCGGTTAAACTCTATCAAGTCCCGAGTATATCGAGCAGTGGCTATGACGTCTTTTTAGGAGAGGTTGATGCAGGTGATCGTTCTCAATTGTCTTTCCAAGTACCTGGAGTGATCGAACTTTTGAATGTTAAAGAGGGGCAAAAGGTTTCTCAGGGCGAAGTGCTTGCGGTACTCGATGACACAGATTACCAACTCGCTGTTGATGCATCACAGGCGCAATTTGATTTGGAAAAAACACGCTTAGAACGCAACAAGCAACTGTTTAATAAAAAATTGATTAGTGCCGATGCATTTGATCAATCAGAGACGGCCTTTAAAGCAGCAGATGCCAATCTAGAGGAAGCAAAAACCGATCTTCAATATACTCAAATTACGGCCCCTTTTAGTGGTGTTGTGTCTCTCAAGTTTGTTCAACCTTTTCAATATGTTTCATCTAAACAACCTGTACTAAATATCATTAACAATGAAAACTTAGATGTAAACATCGTTATTCCTGTTCCTTATATTGATAAAGCGGGGATACATAGCTTACCCAATCGTGAATATGCCGTTATCTTTGATATTAACAACACTATTGTCATACCTGCTCAGTTTAAAGAAATGTCGACACAGCCCAATGTGGATACGAACAGTTATAGTGCAACGGTCACTATTGTCCGCCCAGAGTCTTTTAATATTCTTACAGGGATGACAGGGCAAGTGTTGCTTAGCAACAATAAAAAAGAAAATAGGTTTTCTATCCCTAATGATGCATGGATTGTGAAAGAAACGGCTAAAAGTAAGGTCTGGAAGTTTAATCAAACCACACATATTGTCGAAAGTGTTGAGGTTGAATTAGATGAATTTGGCGCTGTGGTTGCTGGTTTAAAAGCAGGAGATCAGATAGTTGTTGCAGGTGCACAGAATTTAAAAGAGGGTCAGATGGTTAGACCTTGGACTCGCGAGGGTGGTATTTAA
- a CDS encoding methyl-accepting chemotaxis protein has translation MKEIPFRLIDRLFIKMSINDKFWVIFILFFIALTTTGLGRYNQTLASIENNAINVVQAQVSGMAKVMSPDSQMNLSNVSISSAPTEATFKNGSITASARLANGQYATLTQTVPPSVQAEKEDAFRSFLFSFIWLLPIALVLYWTATFLTGALWVLWQTTAKIAEGDLTSRLGFHPGRDEFGTIGCALDEAMDTLSNLVKVVKESSNTLGVTAASFASETTQSQEQINYQHSSLDSVATAMEQMTASALEVSNIAKQAAEHSENDEKYVQASQQRVQEAISEIEQLSQFISESSTSVATLADSTTQINDVITTINAISEQTNLLALNAAIEAARAGEYGRGFAVVADEVRTLASRTQQATVEIQSTIEKLQTETSLITSKTENTVAQANTSNKIISSIGEDVVAIAESARAVMEMSVHISTSADEQSTVANDIASELSDIRTQSDVIRDVAKTSAQGISELTEASNNLNQVLKGYKTA, from the coding sequence ATGAAAGAGATACCGTTTCGTTTGATAGACAGACTATTTATCAAGATGTCCATCAACGATAAGTTTTGGGTTATTTTTATTCTATTCTTTATAGCTCTAACTACTACTGGCTTGGGTAGATATAATCAAACGTTAGCTTCTATCGAAAATAATGCAATCAACGTGGTTCAGGCACAAGTAAGTGGCATGGCAAAAGTGATGTCACCAGATAGCCAAATGAACCTCTCAAATGTATCGATTTCAAGCGCACCGACCGAAGCTACTTTCAAAAATGGCTCAATTACAGCTTCTGCTCGGTTGGCTAATGGCCAATATGCAACACTGACTCAAACGGTACCGCCATCGGTTCAAGCAGAAAAAGAGGATGCATTTCGTTCATTCCTATTCAGTTTTATCTGGTTATTGCCTATCGCTCTGGTTTTGTATTGGACTGCGACGTTTTTGACTGGTGCACTTTGGGTGCTTTGGCAGACTACCGCTAAAATTGCTGAAGGAGATCTTACTTCTCGCTTAGGCTTCCACCCAGGCCGAGATGAGTTTGGAACAATTGGATGTGCTTTAGATGAGGCAATGGACACATTATCCAACCTAGTTAAAGTCGTCAAAGAAAGCTCCAACACCTTAGGGGTAACCGCAGCTTCCTTTGCATCGGAAACGACCCAAAGCCAAGAACAAATTAACTATCAACACTCGTCACTCGACTCTGTAGCAACCGCGATGGAACAAATGACGGCTTCTGCATTAGAAGTTTCGAATATCGCTAAGCAAGCAGCAGAGCATTCAGAAAATGATGAAAAATACGTTCAGGCTAGCCAACAGCGTGTTCAGGAAGCCATATCCGAAATTGAGCAGCTAAGCCAATTTATTTCAGAATCTTCTACATCAGTAGCAACACTTGCAGATAGCACAACCCAAATTAACGACGTGATCACCACTATAAATGCGATATCTGAACAGACCAACTTATTGGCTTTAAATGCGGCAATTGAAGCCGCTCGTGCAGGCGAATATGGTCGTGGTTTCGCAGTTGTTGCTGACGAGGTACGAACGCTAGCCAGTCGCACGCAACAAGCAACAGTAGAAATCCAATCAACCATCGAGAAGCTACAAACCGAGACCAGCCTCATCACATCTAAAACAGAAAATACTGTTGCACAAGCAAATACCAGCAACAAGATTATCTCTAGTATTGGAGAAGATGTCGTAGCTATCGCAGAATCAGCTCGCGCGGTCATGGAGATGAGCGTACATATCTCAACCTCTGCAGACGAACAGAGCACTGTAGCAAATGATATTGCCAGTGAGTTAAGTGACATTAGAACTCAATCAGACGTAATACGAGATGTTGCAAAAACATCAGCTCAAGGTATATCAGAATTAACTGAAGCATCTAATAATCTTAATCAGGTCTTAAAGGGTTATAAAACTGCCTAA
- a CDS encoding efflux RND transporter periplasmic adaptor subunit, which yields MHIQHLYKAAVLLFALVVLQGCGEDTVTKERKALTVSTFEISAPLINQFRNFKGTVSPADLTPLSFRVEGKLEAILVRKGQQVKKGELLAKLDTSKLRQQLADAQAQYELTVKQHSRGKDLLSRKMVSQSEFDELTASKQMAYVNFQIAKNNLEYTRLIAPFDGYISEVPKKSFENASPGEEILSVYRGDVVRIRVAVSDAVLSMINPDNDTNNYQIKTRFFGDDREFISTYYEHSNEPAQGSNSFEFWLEMDQVEPAILPGSSASLDVDLVQAGLRVLPGYQIPMTALDAGVRKNEFYIWKLENNTVYKQPVNIIQINSVGAVVATGVTAGDVIVNSNLRKMREDAVVAIANKEEVQ from the coding sequence ATGCACATTCAACATTTATATAAGGCCGCAGTGCTACTGTTTGCATTGGTTGTATTGCAAGGGTGTGGAGAAGATACAGTCACAAAAGAACGTAAAGCGCTTACTGTCTCTACATTTGAAATCAGCGCGCCTCTTATTAACCAGTTTAGAAATTTTAAAGGTACCGTTTCACCCGCAGATTTAACCCCTTTATCTTTTAGAGTGGAAGGTAAACTCGAAGCTATTTTGGTTCGTAAAGGTCAACAAGTAAAAAAAGGAGAATTATTGGCAAAGCTTGATACAAGTAAACTTCGTCAACAGTTAGCTGATGCTCAAGCCCAATATGAGCTCACGGTTAAACAGCATAGCCGTGGTAAAGATCTGCTTTCTAGAAAAATGGTCTCACAATCTGAATTTGACGAGTTAACGGCAAGCAAGCAAATGGCTTATGTGAATTTTCAGATAGCTAAAAATAACCTTGAATACACACGTTTGATTGCACCTTTCGATGGTTATATTTCTGAGGTTCCGAAAAAATCGTTCGAAAACGCAAGCCCTGGTGAAGAAATTTTGAGCGTTTACCGAGGCGATGTTGTGCGAATCCGAGTGGCTGTTTCTGACGCCGTTCTTTCGATGATAAACCCGGATAATGATACAAATAATTACCAGATTAAAACTCGCTTTTTTGGTGATGATCGTGAATTTATATCCACATATTACGAGCATTCTAACGAGCCAGCACAAGGTAGTAACTCGTTTGAATTTTGGCTAGAAATGGATCAGGTTGAGCCAGCGATATTACCAGGCTCGAGTGCGAGTTTAGACGTGGACCTTGTGCAAGCAGGCCTTAGAGTCCTACCTGGTTATCAAATTCCGATGACAGCGTTAGATGCAGGTGTCAGAAAGAATGAGTTCTATATTTGGAAACTTGAAAACAACACCGTATACAAACAGCCGGTAAACATTATCCAAATTAATAGCGTTGGAGCGGTTGTGGCTACTGGAGTTACAGCGGGTGATGTCATAGTTAACTCTAATCTCAGAAAAATGCGTGAGGACGCTGTCGTCGCTATAGCTAACAAGGAAGAAGTCCAGTGA
- a CDS encoding NUDIX hydrolase, with product MSKLIHKWKQLSLIESDIELPNQKKVTHTTITHPGATVILPLFSNGNLLLLKQFRPSINDWLYELPAGTLESGELPLDCAMRELEEETHYSANHFQYIGELIPLAGFCDEVQHLYIAKELNKTSRLTCDDDEIIEVLSLTISEVEQMIIDGKINDSKTIACLSKARLCGYI from the coding sequence ATGTCTAAATTGATTCATAAATGGAAGCAACTTTCACTCATAGAGAGTGACATCGAACTTCCCAATCAAAAGAAAGTTACTCACACAACGATTACGCATCCCGGCGCTACCGTGATATTGCCCTTATTTTCAAACGGTAACCTCCTTTTGCTTAAACAATTTCGCCCATCTATAAATGATTGGTTATACGAACTCCCTGCCGGGACATTAGAATCCGGAGAATTGCCGTTGGATTGTGCTATGCGTGAATTAGAAGAAGAAACCCATTACAGTGCCAATCATTTCCAATACATCGGCGAGCTAATTCCTCTTGCAGGTTTTTGCGATGAAGTACAACACCTTTATATCGCTAAAGAACTTAACAAAACATCCAGATTAACGTGTGATGATGACGAAATAATCGAGGTTCTCTCTCTTACTATTTCAGAAGTAGAACAGATGATTATTGACGGAAAAATTAATGATTCTAAAACTATAGCTTGCTTGTCTAAAGCAAGGCTTTGTGGCTACATTTAA
- a CDS encoding DEAD/DEAH box helicase produces MSESPISFSKLNLNQQLVETLARLGFEQPTTIQEKAIPHILEGKDVLAGAQTGTGKTAAFGLPIIHNLMMDASAEDREASGKWIRSLILVPTRELAQQVFDSLVSYSEDCNLHVVVAYGGTSLNVQRSNLRNGADILVATPGRLLDHAYTKTIDLRRTETLVLDEADRMLDMGFLPDIQRILKKLPAKRQTLFFSATFHDRVKKLAYQILTDPEEEQATPSNSTASTVTQIVYPVDRKRKSELLAYLIGSRNWQQVLVFTKTKQGSDALVKELKLDGIKAASINGDKSQGARQKALDDFKSGKIRALIATDVAARGIDIQELECVVNFDMPYKAEDYVHRIGRTGRAGNTGLAVSLLMRDEEYLLKAIESLLDERLPQEWLQGFEPSLIEESESERPRKRQKRSAEKQKMKSKLNIHRNRGKRS; encoded by the coding sequence ATGTCTGAATCCCCTATCTCTTTTTCTAAATTGAATCTTAATCAACAACTTGTTGAAACTCTAGCAAGGCTTGGTTTTGAACAGCCTACTACGATTCAAGAAAAAGCGATCCCTCACATTCTTGAAGGAAAGGATGTGTTGGCTGGAGCACAAACAGGCACGGGTAAAACGGCGGCTTTTGGTTTGCCTATTATTCATAACTTAATGATGGATGCGTCAGCTGAAGATAGAGAAGCTTCTGGAAAGTGGATCAGAAGTTTGATTCTGGTTCCAACCCGAGAATTAGCACAACAGGTGTTTGATAGTCTTGTAAGTTACAGTGAAGACTGTAATTTACACGTGGTGGTGGCCTATGGTGGCACAAGCTTAAATGTTCAGCGGAGTAATCTTAGAAACGGTGCAGATATTTTGGTTGCTACCCCAGGACGCCTGCTTGACCATGCCTATACGAAAACAATCGATTTAAGACGCACAGAAACGTTAGTTCTTGATGAAGCTGATCGAATGCTCGACATGGGCTTCTTACCTGATATTCAGAGAATACTGAAAAAGTTACCTGCTAAAAGACAAACTCTGTTTTTCTCTGCGACCTTTCATGACAGAGTGAAAAAACTCGCTTATCAAATATTGACCGATCCAGAAGAAGAGCAAGCGACGCCGTCTAATAGTACAGCAAGTACCGTCACTCAGATTGTTTATCCGGTAGATCGTAAAAGAAAAAGTGAATTGCTTGCTTACCTGATTGGTTCTCGTAATTGGCAACAGGTATTGGTTTTCACTAAAACCAAACAGGGTAGTGATGCTCTTGTTAAAGAACTCAAGTTAGATGGTATAAAAGCGGCATCAATAAATGGTGATAAGAGCCAAGGAGCGCGACAAAAAGCGTTAGACGATTTTAAATCCGGTAAAATTAGGGCTCTGATTGCAACCGACGTAGCGGCGCGAGGAATTGATATTCAAGAGCTTGAATGTGTGGTGAATTTCGACATGCCATACAAAGCTGAAGACTATGTACACCGAATTGGTCGTACTGGTCGTGCTGGCAACACAGGTTTGGCTGTCTCATTACTGATGCGTGACGAGGAGTATCTATTAAAGGCCATTGAAAGCCTTCTAGATGAACGCTTACCTCAAGAATGGCTTCAAGGGTTTGAACCTAGTTTAATTGAAGAATCTGAATCAGAGCGCCCAAGAAAAAGACAAAAACGCTCTGCAGAAAAACAGAAAATGAAATCGAAGCTCAACATCCACAGAAATCGTGGAAAACGAAGCTAA
- a CDS encoding acyl carrier protein phosphodiesterase yields the protein MNFLAHIHIATVCNSDIAGNLLGDFVKGNPIGRYPKEIVDGILLHRFVDKFTDQHEISKQARVFFSPHLRRFSPIAMDLFWDHCLANDWSQYCEDDLHEFCQIAEQNAVKPNVVLPERYLHVTEMMWRNHWLASYRNIENIEFALERMSHRSDRMAPLAECFQDINAHYQPLRALFSELYHDVLKASKEKTRQLA from the coding sequence ATGAATTTTTTAGCACACATTCACATAGCAACAGTATGCAATAGCGACATTGCAGGCAATTTACTGGGTGATTTTGTCAAAGGTAACCCTATTGGCCGTTACCCTAAAGAGATTGTTGATGGCATCTTATTACACCGTTTTGTTGATAAATTTACCGATCAGCATGAAATTTCTAAGCAGGCTCGAGTTTTCTTTTCTCCCCATTTACGACGTTTTTCTCCAATAGCGATGGATCTGTTCTGGGATCACTGTTTGGCGAATGACTGGTCACAATACTGCGAGGATGATTTGCATGAATTTTGTCAGATTGCAGAACAAAACGCCGTAAAACCCAATGTCGTACTACCTGAAAGGTATTTGCACGTAACGGAAATGATGTGGAGAAACCATTGGTTAGCCTCTTATCGTAATATAGAGAATATTGAATTTGCTTTAGAACGAATGTCTCATCGCAGTGATAGGATGGCACCGCTTGCAGAGTGTTTTCAAGATATCAACGCACACTATCAACCACTGAGGGCGTTATTTTCGGAGCTGTATCACGATGTGCTGAAAGCGAGTAAGGAAAAAACACGCCAACTAGCATGA